Proteins encoded in a region of the Brevefilum fermentans genome:
- a CDS encoding restriction endonuclease codes for MKFPSMWIIRAGKNDIAKDIFLTKNRIAIGWPKMGDLSQLKPNRDSFKQSLSEAYPETKVGAIPNTAGQLYRFVHKMIIGDLIVFPPITEQMVHIGLILGDYLYSPDVSLDFPNQRKVFWLKTVPKNMFSQAALSAIKPPRTLFKVINHSNEFIVVLEEEPMSAQTKRDGTLTSIVDNIKQITNNFVRKTLVEELKGCSFIEFIAHVLEKLGYHVLLPQTGQDQEIDIVAQKVELGFESPIIKVRTKSGDSKIDLSEVSQLFRNIGEKESGLFVTLGDYTEEALQFAALKTNLRLMKGSELINLIMSYYEELESRYKEILPLRKVYFPDALADQEDQLWKKPTG; via the coding sequence ATGAAATTCCCATCAATGTGGATTATTCGTGCAGGCAAGAATGATATTGCAAAAGACATCTTCTTAACCAAAAATCGTATTGCTATTGGGTGGCCAAAAATGGGTGATTTGTCCCAATTGAAACCAAATCGGGATAGTTTTAAACAGTCATTATCAGAAGCTTACCCTGAAACGAAGGTCGGTGCGATTCCAAATACAGCGGGGCAACTGTATCGATTTGTTCACAAAATGATAATCGGAGATCTGATAGTTTTTCCGCCCATCACGGAGCAAATGGTGCATATTGGTTTAATTTTGGGAGATTATCTTTATTCACCTGATGTCTCTTTAGATTTTCCCAATCAAAGGAAAGTTTTCTGGCTGAAAACTGTGCCTAAAAACATGTTTTCTCAAGCCGCATTATCTGCAATTAAACCTCCAAGGACCTTGTTTAAGGTGATAAATCATTCAAACGAGTTCATTGTCGTTTTAGAAGAAGAGCCCATGTCCGCTCAAACAAAGCGTGATGGAACTTTAACAAGTATTGTTGATAACATCAAACAAATCACTAATAATTTTGTGAGAAAAACATTGGTTGAAGAATTAAAAGGGTGCTCTTTCATAGAATTTATTGCCCATGTTCTGGAAAAGCTAGGATACCATGTCCTCTTGCCCCAAACTGGGCAGGATCAAGAGATTGACATTGTCGCACAAAAAGTTGAACTTGGTTTTGAATCCCCGATTATAAAAGTGCGAACAAAAAGTGGTGACTCAAAAATTGATCTATCTGAGGTTTCGCAATTGTTTAGAAATATTGGGGAAAAAGAATCTGGCTTATTTGTTACGCTGGGTGATTATACCGAGGAAGCCCTTCAATTCGCAGCTTTAAAAACAAATTTGCGTTTGATGAAGGGTAGTGAATTGATTAATCTGATCATGTCATATTATGAAGAACTTGAATCTCGGTACAAGGAAATTTTGCCTTTGAGAAAAGTATATTTTCCGGATGCCTTAGCAGATCAGGAAGATCAATTATGGAAAAAGCCCACTGGCTAG
- a CDS encoding AAA family ATPase yields MVHLSVRLAWNDIGWNGCICKEPHLNASCIGNETIRDERDDNLEREFAETHISKLDGWKPPCSRDILTYSSIGTQFTHSDPLHRKFLKPVQEEVSPYTSLPAPYRWLREETFRDICEAENLSIRLGDNSEKTTGWVYEPDRQLALLNQYWGKIKEGEGHSLIFFYVKENPVDEESPRLITGVGRLKKVGPQLFFEGTDSSQGHRYPIWTRAITQDYPNQGFRIPYQEYIQLEEDPKRIACYVPRESILQFSFVSEHITDDQAVGILERLIQSVHVIDQDKKVPGPWKRHLEWLDRCLEDVWASRGPYPGIGPVLNYLGFPQGMAFHRIELRNFVKEGKDPWHYVKAILNDQQQPPLKYMESFKQAKLRWKSFGRKPVRQELLDTLVKFELTCEQIRRIMNVDERKNAGIVATDEELIANPYFICESDLGSLKSNPISLDTIDRGMLPEGNFSYILSRSEQIAQDDSRRVRAVATTVLKEAAESGDTVLSVSELFEKIRARFPERRECKPDREIFEAEAEFHRQVLWLSFDEEPILAALRNLRDFESEITELIKRRVKRTNSPSTPPINWDAALSEAFGEPRTEREKAAHAEKILALETLFTQRISVLTGSAGTGKTSALRVFLDCLEKSEGRLSVRLLAPTGKARVRLSSATKRNSFTIHQFLLSLDWFLPDIFVLKPQGGGQVAPTTVIIDECSMVPTDLMGVLFRAIKMDMVQRLVLVGDPNQLPPIGPGRPFVDIINWLRENHPQCVAMLKTSMRIADDSDVGLGKSCGLAFADGYRDDLINPADDEILSDVARGIKKEDLEVHFWDDQDELKETIRKCLADVGIGDEGDYASFNQSLGITSKPGQQPHWKDAERWQLLSPLKGKGFGTEELNRMIQFGYRRGLITAAQTKPNIPRPFGNQQIVWSDKVIQIKNQKRFGWPRETGLDYVANGEIGIVTGTGKKQDGSYLQVGFSTQNGVTYRYSGVEVENVLELAYALTVHKSQGSDFEIVFLIIPKEAQTLSRELVYTGLTRFRKKLVLLIEGDTGTLEKLRLPEYSDTHLRNTMMFSLSLRAEDDRVLYPESLIHRTSVGVPVRSKSEVIVADTLTRLGITWEYERKLATPGDPRNFRLPDFTIGYEGDILYWEHLGMLTVPSYREGWERKRCWYEEQMGIPVIGEDVEAPQVEPGQFPIVITSRDNDDGGIDVPKIEGLIRKYILLEN; encoded by the coding sequence ATGGTTCATCTATCTGTCAGGCTTGCTTGGAACGATATCGGTTGGAATGGTTGTATCTGTAAAGAACCACACCTAAATGCCTCATGTATTGGTAACGAGACGATCCGAGATGAAAGGGACGATAACCTTGAGCGAGAATTCGCCGAAACACATATCTCAAAATTGGACGGCTGGAAACCACCGTGCTCTCGCGATATCCTGACTTATTCATCAATAGGAACGCAATTTACCCATAGCGATCCTTTGCATCGCAAGTTTCTGAAACCTGTCCAAGAAGAGGTCTCTCCCTATACATCTTTGCCAGCGCCTTATCGTTGGTTGCGAGAGGAAACTTTTAGAGATATCTGTGAAGCTGAAAACCTATCGATCCGCCTGGGTGATAACTCGGAAAAAACAACTGGATGGGTGTATGAGCCCGATCGGCAATTGGCATTATTAAACCAATACTGGGGGAAGATCAAAGAAGGCGAAGGGCATTCATTAATCTTCTTTTATGTAAAAGAAAATCCTGTTGATGAAGAATCTCCACGTTTAATCACCGGGGTGGGGCGGTTGAAGAAAGTGGGTCCACAGTTATTCTTTGAAGGGACTGATTCCTCACAAGGGCATCGATACCCAATTTGGACACGAGCAATAACTCAAGATTACCCCAATCAGGGTTTTCGCATTCCTTATCAAGAGTACATTCAGTTGGAGGAAGATCCCAAGCGGATTGCTTGTTATGTGCCTAGGGAATCGATCCTGCAATTCTCATTTGTTAGTGAACACATTACAGACGATCAAGCCGTTGGTATTCTTGAGCGCCTTATTCAATCAGTCCATGTTATCGATCAAGATAAAAAAGTCCCGGGTCCCTGGAAGAGACATCTGGAATGGCTGGATCGTTGCCTGGAGGATGTCTGGGCTAGTCGGGGACCATATCCGGGCATTGGTCCAGTACTAAATTACCTTGGATTTCCACAAGGGATGGCGTTTCACCGTATTGAATTGAGGAATTTTGTTAAAGAGGGCAAAGATCCCTGGCATTATGTGAAGGCGATCTTGAATGACCAACAACAACCCCCATTGAAGTATATGGAGTCTTTCAAGCAGGCAAAATTACGTTGGAAATCCTTTGGAAGGAAACCTGTTCGGCAAGAGCTGCTGGATACATTGGTGAAGTTTGAATTAACCTGTGAGCAGATCAGGCGTATTATGAATGTTGATGAGAGAAAGAATGCGGGTATCGTCGCTACCGATGAAGAGCTGATTGCGAATCCATATTTCATCTGTGAATCGGATTTGGGAAGTTTAAAATCAAATCCAATTTCTCTTGATACGATCGATCGGGGGATGCTTCCCGAGGGTAATTTTTCATATATTCTTTCAAGGTCAGAGCAGATCGCCCAAGATGATAGTCGCAGGGTTAGGGCGGTTGCTACAACAGTCTTAAAAGAAGCAGCCGAGTCTGGCGATACGGTACTTTCCGTTTCAGAACTTTTTGAGAAAATCAGGGCAAGATTTCCTGAACGACGAGAATGTAAACCCGATCGTGAAATTTTTGAAGCGGAAGCGGAATTTCATCGCCAGGTATTGTGGCTGTCTTTTGATGAGGAACCCATTCTGGCTGCTTTACGAAACTTGCGAGATTTTGAATCTGAAATAACAGAATTGATCAAGCGCCGGGTAAAAAGGACCAACTCACCTTCTACGCCACCTATTAATTGGGACGCAGCCTTGTCAGAGGCATTTGGCGAGCCTCGAACGGAGCGTGAAAAAGCAGCACATGCAGAAAAAATCCTGGCGCTTGAGACGCTCTTCACACAACGGATCAGTGTACTAACCGGTAGCGCAGGGACTGGCAAAACATCTGCATTGCGAGTCTTTTTAGACTGTCTTGAAAAATCAGAAGGAAGATTGAGTGTACGCCTTTTGGCACCAACTGGAAAAGCACGTGTACGCCTATCATCGGCAACAAAACGGAATTCCTTTACTATTCATCAGTTTCTCCTCAGTTTGGATTGGTTCCTGCCGGATATTTTTGTCTTAAAACCACAAGGCGGTGGACAGGTTGCACCCACAACAGTGATTATTGATGAGTGTTCAATGGTGCCTACAGATTTGATGGGTGTCTTGTTTCGGGCGATCAAAATGGATATGGTACAGCGTCTTGTTCTGGTGGGCGACCCCAACCAACTCCCGCCGATTGGGCCTGGCAGGCCATTTGTGGATATCATTAATTGGTTGCGTGAGAATCACCCACAATGTGTTGCTATGCTAAAAACGTCCATGCGGATCGCAGATGACTCTGATGTTGGTTTAGGTAAAAGCTGTGGTCTTGCTTTTGCTGATGGTTACAGGGATGACCTGATCAATCCAGCAGATGATGAAATCCTTTCAGATGTCGCCCGTGGAATTAAAAAAGAGGATCTGGAAGTTCATTTCTGGGACGATCAGGACGAACTTAAGGAAACTATTCGCAAGTGCCTCGCCGATGTTGGGATTGGCGATGAGGGGGATTATGCCAGCTTTAATCAATCATTGGGGATAACCTCAAAACCAGGGCAACAACCGCATTGGAAAGATGCTGAACGTTGGCAACTTTTGAGCCCTCTTAAAGGTAAAGGCTTTGGAACTGAAGAACTGAATCGCATGATCCAATTTGGTTATCGCCGTGGATTAATTACAGCCGCCCAAACAAAACCGAACATTCCCCGGCCTTTTGGTAATCAACAAATCGTCTGGTCAGATAAAGTCATTCAAATTAAGAACCAGAAGCGATTTGGGTGGCCAAGAGAAACAGGATTGGACTATGTTGCCAACGGCGAAATTGGAATAGTTACCGGCACCGGGAAAAAGCAAGACGGATCTTATCTTCAAGTGGGCTTTTCAACGCAAAATGGGGTGACCTATCGTTATTCTGGTGTTGAGGTTGAAAATGTGCTGGAATTGGCCTACGCCTTGACGGTGCATAAATCCCAGGGCAGCGATTTTGAAATTGTCTTCCTGATCATTCCGAAAGAAGCTCAGACACTTTCTCGCGAACTTGTCTATACCGGGTTGACTCGCTTTAGAAAAAAGCTTGTGTTATTGATTGAGGGAGACACAGGAACACTTGAAAAACTTCGGTTGCCTGAATATTCCGATACCCATCTAAGAAACACAATGATGTTCTCTTTATCTTTACGCGCGGAGGACGATCGAGTTCTTTATCCCGAATCGTTAATTCATCGGACATCTGTTGGTGTACCGGTTCGCAGCAAGTCCGAGGTGATTGTTGCTGACACGCTCACCCGGCTTGGAATTACCTGGGAGTATGAGCGAAAGCTCGCAACTCCTGGAGATCCAAGGAACTTCCGCTTGCCAGACTTCACCATAGGATATGAAGGTGACATTCTATATTGGGAGCATTTGGGCATGCTAACTGTTCCATCTTACCGAGAAGGTTGGGAGAGAAAGCGATGTTGGTATGAGGAACAAATGGGTATTCCGGTTATCGGTGAGGATGTCGAGGCTCCTCAGGTGGAGCCAGGACAATTCCCGATTGTGATCACCTCACGCGACAATGACGATGGTGGCATTGATGTGCCAAAAATAGAAGGTTTGATCAGAAAGTACATCCTTTTGGAAAATTAG